A genomic window from Quercus lobata isolate SW786 chromosome 10, ValleyOak3.0 Primary Assembly, whole genome shotgun sequence includes:
- the LOC115964821 gene encoding protein STRICTOSIDINE SYNTHASE-LIKE 13-like gives MRDHFFVLLEGEATGRLLRYDPSAKTHVVLEGLAFPNGVQLSRDQTFVLYTETTNCRLMRYWLEGPKSGITELVADLPGFPDNRGGGCIFCSTIKPALPDKVRINEKGQFWVAIDCCRTAAQEFLTNNPWIRSLYFRLPIRMSLLARVMGVRMYTVISLFNEKGEILEVLEDRKAMVMKLVSEVKEANGKLWIGTVAHNHIATLPYPLAS, from the exons ATGAG GGACCATTTCTTTGTATTGTTGGAAGGAGAAGCCACTGGTAGGCTTCTCAGATATGATCCATCTGCTAAAACTCATGTTGTCTTGGAGGGCTTGGCTTTTCCAAATGGAGTTCAATTATCTAGGGATCAAACCTTCGTCCTCTATACTGAAACCACCAACTGCAG GCTAATGAGATACTGGTTGGAAGGTCCAAAATCTGGAATCACAGAACTTGTTGCAGACCTGCCAGGTTTCCCAGACAAcaggggcg gcggttGCATTTTTTGCTCCACCATAAAGCCGGCCCTGCCAGACAAAGTAAGAATAAATGAGAAAGGCCAGTTCTGGGTAGCAATAGATTGTTGCAGGACAGCTGCACAAGAGTTTCTCACAAACAATCCATGGATACGAAGTCTCTACTTCCGGTTACCAATCCGAATGAGTTTATTAGCCCGAGTCATGGGGGTGAGGATGTATACGGTAATCTCACTTTTCAATGAGAAAGGGGAGATTTTGGAAGTTCTTGAGGATCGAAAGGCCATGGTGATGAAGCTAGTGAGTGAAGTTAAAGAGGCAAATGGGAAGCTATGGATTGGTACTGTGGCTCATAACCACATTGCCACCCTCCCTTACCCCTTAGCCAGTTAA